One genomic region from Anopheles bellator chromosome 2, idAnoBellAS_SP24_06.2, whole genome shotgun sequence encodes:
- the LOC131210975 gene encoding G protein-activated inward rectifier potassium channel 3-like has translation MYEPDRQDTVAKAERSALKLGPFDGSGLTPLTPHSPGGYSDHYGYSSPVTPVTPNTPLVCYPIKNRTLRPGVNRKYRKRAILKNGDCNVVLSRPPRQHLRFLQDIFTTLVDAQWRWTLLVFAFSFIGSWLFFGVIWWLIAYTHGDLEDLHLPDNQSEIGWIPCVYNIYSFTSAFLFSIETQHTIGYGVRTTTEECPEAIFVMCFQSIYGLMIQAFMVGIVFAKMTRPKQRSQTLLFSKNAVVCQRDGELCLMFRVGDMRKSHIIGACVRAQLIRTKTTREGEAMAQYQHELDVGSDGCSSDLFFIWPQIVVHRIDKNSALYNLSASDMLRERFEIVVILEGTVQSTGQSTQVRSSYVNTEILWGHRFEPVVCYNKEQQGYEINYSKFDTTLQVDTPLCSARELAEFYQAQDDPYRQHARSPVTDPGDTESMKTVLERRWKQHYSTLVDTLSQYNLTMDEAHRDGINTAHLYPTRYLTIQGVPRRRKSYVALQANLWNLFDRPPPPASPRPAAEDDPLVASVTVTNINEKCPGD, from the exons ATGTACGAACCCGATCGTCAGGATACGGTGGCGAAAGCTGAACGGTCTGCGCTGAAGCTGGGGCCATTCGATGGTTCCGGGTTGACGCCACTCACGCCTCACTCGCCGGGCGGTTACAGTGACCACTATGGCTACTCGTCGCCGGTTACACCCGTCACGCCCAACACGCCGCTGGTGTGCTATCCGATAAA aAATCGGACCCTGCGGCCGGGAGTGAATCGGAAGTACCGGAAGCGGGCCATCCTGAAGAATGGCGACTGCAACGTGGTGTTGTCGCGTCCGCCGAGGCAACATTTGCGGTTCCTGCAGGACATCTTTACGACGCTGGTCGACGCGCAGTGGCGCTGGACGTTGCTGGTGTTTGCGTTCAGCTTTATCGGGTCGTGGCTGTTTTTCGGCGTCATCTGGTGGCTGATTGCCTACACACACGGCGACCTTGAGGACCTCCACCTGCCCGATAACCAAT CCGAAATCGGATGGATCCCGTGTGTTTACAACATCTACTCGTTCACGTCCGCGTTTCTGTTCTCGATCGAAACGCAGCACACGATCGGGTACGGTGTGCGGACGACGACCGAGGAGTGTCCGGAGGCCATCTTCGTGATGTGCTTCCAGTCGATCTACGGGCTCATGATCCAGGCGTTCATGGTGGGCATCGTGTTCGCGAAGATGACCCGCCCGAAGCAGCGCAGCCAGACGCTGCTGTTCTCGAAGAACGCCGTGGTGTGCCAGCGGGACGGAGAGCTGTGCCTCATGTTCCGGGTGGGCGACATGCGCAAGAGCCACATcatcggtgcgtgcgtgcgggcCCAGCTGATACGGACGAAAACGACGCGCGAGGGGGAAGCGATGGCCCAGTACCAGCACGAGCTGGATGTCGGATCGGACGGGTGCTCGTCGGATCTGTTCTTCATCTGGCCGCAGATCGTGGTGCATCGGATAGACAAGAATTCGGCCCTGTACAATCTGTCGGCTTCGGACATGTTGCGCGAACGCTTCGAGATCGTCGTCATCCTGGAGGGTACGGTCCAATCGACGGGCCAATCGACACAGGTCCGCTCGAGCTACGTCAACACGGAGATCCTGTGGGGCCACCGGTTCGAGCCGGTCGTCTGCTATAACAAGGAGCAGCAGGGCTACGAGATCAACTACAGCAAGTTTGACACGACACTGCAGGTCGACACACCGCTCTGTTCCGCCCGCGAGCTGGCCGAGTTCTATCAGGCACAGGACGACCCGTACCGTCAGCATGCACGATCGCCGGTCACCG ATCCCGGTGATACTGAGTCGATGAAAACGGTGCTCGAACGGCGCTGGAAGCAGCATTACAGTACGCTGGTGGACACGCTCAGTCAGTACAATCTGACAATGGACGAGGCGCATCGCGACGGCATCAACACGGCGCACCTCTACCCGACGCGCTACCTCACGATACAGGGCGTTCCGAGGCGCCGCAAGTCGTACGTGGCGCTCCAGGCCAATCTGTGGAATCTGTTCGATCGGCCACCGCCCCCCGCGAGCCCGAGGCCGGCCGCGGAAGACGATCCGCTGGTGGCCAGTGTGACCGTAACGAATATCAACGAAAAGTGTCCCGGCGATTGA
- the LOC131207599 gene encoding G protein-activated inward rectifier potassium channel 3-like produces MRDLPKLRITEADDVESGVSLTLEDRCLRSAGDRCSAIGSTPDTIGSGRSSSFRFDQPQRASGRRPGPFRAGTKKPRKRAVFKNGYCNVSATKLPQQQIRFLQDIFTTLVDAQWRWTLLVFALGFVSSWMLFAGLYWLIAYAHGDFEAHHLPPFQEDNGWTPCITSLYTFTSCFLFSLETQHTIGYGSRAMEEECPEAVFVMSLQSVHGVMVQAFLAGIIFAKMTRSKRRAQTLLFSRHAVVAQRDGELCLAFQIGDMRKSHIIGANIRAQLLRPKVTSEGDMLEQYHTELELTVDGCSSDVFLIWPRIVVHRIDERSPFYGYSADDILLERFEVIVVLEGTIESTGQTTQARTSYVNTEILWGQRFEPLLLYNADIQGYEIDFSKFNDTAPQYTPRCSARQLKGCFQSPLKGICASADSDRNPILGQSCDPLLMGREPRLNHIDERANPQFLFPMFNRRLSRSSSAL; encoded by the exons ATGCGTGATCTACCAAAGTTGCGGATCACCGAGGCGGACGATGTCGAGTCGGGAGTGTCGCTTACGCTGGAGGATCGCTGTTTGCGGTCTGCCGGCGATCGGTGCAGTGCGATTGGCAGCACACCGGATACGATCGGCTCAGGCCGATCGTcatcgtttcggttcgatcaACCACAGCGGGCATCGGGAAGGCG GCCTGGTCCGTTTCGGGCGGGTACCAAGAAGCCACGGAAACGGGCTGTTTTCAAGAACGGCTACTGCAACGTGAGCGCCACGAAGCTACCACAGCAGCAGATCCGATTCCTGCAGGACATCTTTACGACGCTGGTCGATGCGCAGTGGCGCTGGACGTTGTTAGTGTTTGCGCTCGGGTTCGTCAGTTCGTGGATGCTGTTTGCCGGGCTCTACTGGCTGATTGCGTATGCCCACGGTGACTTCGAGGCGCACCACTTGCCACCGTTTCAAG AGGACAACGGATGGACACCGTGCATCACGTCGCTGTACACGTTCACGTCGTGCTTTCTGTTTTCGCTCGAAACGCAGCACACGATCGGATACGGATCGCGCGCCATGGAGGAGGAGTGCCCGGAAGCGGTGTTCGTGATGAGCCTGCAGTCGGTGCACGGTGTGATGGTGCAGGCGTTTCTGGCCGGCATCATTTTCGCCAAGATGACCCGCTCGAAGCGGCGCGCCCAGACGCTGCTGTTCTCGCGCCACGCCGTCGTTGCGCAGCGTGACGGCGAGCTGTGTCTTGCGTTCCAGATTGGCGATATGCGCAAGAGCCACATCATCGGGGCGAACATCCGGGCGCAGTTGCTGCGGCCGAAGGTGACCAGCGAAGGGGACATGCTGGAACAGTACCACACCGAGCTGGAGCTGACGGTGGACGGCTGCTCGTCGGACGTGTTTCTCATCTGGCCCCGGATCGTGGTGCACCGGATCGACGAGAGGTCCCCGTTTTATGGGTACTCGGCCGACGACATCCTGCTGGAGCGATTCGAGGTGATCGTGGTGCTGGAGGGAACGATCGAGTCGACGGGCCAGACCACGCAAGCGCGCACCAGCTACGTCAACACGGAGATCCTGTGGGGCCAGCGGTTCGAGCCGCTGCTCCTATACAATGCGGACATTCAGGGCTACGAGATTGATTTTTCCAAGTTCAACGACACGGCACCGCAGTACACGCCCCGGTGCTCGGCCCGCCAGCTGAAAGGGTGCTTCCAGTCCCCCCTCAAAGGTATCTGCGCTTCGGCTGATTCTGATCGGAATCCTATTTTGGGGCAATCGTGTGACCCTCTGCTGATGGGGCGTGAACCGAGACTGAACCACATCGACGAACGTGCCAATCCGCAGTTCCTGTTTCCCATGTTTAATCGACGACTTTCGCGTTCATCGAGTGCACTGTAG
- the LOC131211739 gene encoding zinc finger and BTB domain-containing protein 5-like gives MLTDPKLRTSHGQLSASPAANETAIKRELIEPSNSTTAANSLDDRLRFEAKSMPLGELGAEPGLGHGHGCGVRPGTLPYPGQTVQNKQPLQGFDQIWGPARADTRDRLQASVSGMSHYWPQPYEQPHPAATTASVDPAPAPHQGIGVDGHIYTLTVLHESPEHGIVWSDPTSALESPVPLAPDIVDPSVGYEPTVDCFNFSDATGYDLGDYYGAKPQQVQQQQQPPNGQPSAAATISLHGSVEGLLNEIQLTSFTDRSGPSGGDLGAQHSLYNEPSSYLYDNFTVPDSSSSSSHPHHHQQQQQQHHHQLQPMLPSLEPTAPAGMSASGGDSKLDTNNNSCPLGELNSLPPPTGSSSSSSRSSSSSSSSDSATGGAATGGANGQKRGRSLHYCTICSKAFKDKYSVNVHVRVHTGEKPFSCYLCGKSFRQKAHLEKHYQTHLHQKNLTKRPKPGAKGKQQELQRLQQPPQQHQQPLPLLPLDSIASGSGVG, from the exons ATGCTAACGGATCCGAAGCTGCGGACCAGCCACGGACAACTCTCGGCCAGCCCAGCGGCCAACGAAACTGCCATCAAGCGAGAACTGATCGAGCCATCtaacagcaccaccgccgccaacagCCTGGACGATCGGCTTCGGTTCGAGGCGAAATCGATGCCCCTCGGCGAGCTGGGAGCGGAACCCGGACtgggacacggacacgggtGCGGAGTCCGACCGGGGACACTACCCTATCCGGGGCAGACGGTCCAGAACAAGCAGCCACTGCAAGGATTCGATCAG ATCTGGGGTCCGGCGCGGGCGGACACACGGGACCGGTTACAGGCGTCGGTCAGTGGCATGAGTCACTACTGGCCACAGCCGTACGAGCAGCCGCATCCGGCGGCCACGACGGCTTCAGTGGATCCTGCTCCTGCCCCCCACCAAGGCATCGGTGTCGACGGCCACATCTACACGCTGACCGTGCTGCACGAGTCGCCCGAGCACGGTATCGTCTGGTCGGACCCAACGAGCGCCCTCGAATCGCCGGTTCCGCTCGCTCCGGACATTGTTGACCCGAGTGTCGGCTACGAGCCGACGGTGGATTGTTTCAACTTCAGCGACGCCACCGGCTACGACCTGGGCGACTACTACGGAGCGAAACCACAACAAgtacaacagcagcagcagcccccgaATGGACAGCCctcggcggccgccaccatcagCTTGCACGGTTCCGTCGAAGGGCTGCTGAACGAGATCCAGCTAACGAGCTTCACCGACCGAAGTGGGCCCTCGGGCGGGGACCTCGGGGCCCAGCACAGCCTGTACAACGAACCCTCGTCCTACCTGTACGACAACTTCACCGTACCCGATAGTTCCTCCTCCTCGAGCCATccacatcatcaccagcaacagcagcagcagcatcaccaccaactTCAGCCAATGCTTCCGTCGCTGGAGCCAACAGCGCCGGCGGGCATGTCCGCCTCGGGGGGCGACTCTAAGTTggacaccaacaacaacagttgcCCGCTGGGGGAACTCAACtcactgccaccgccgacgggcAGCAGCTCCAGTTCGAGCAGGAGCTCGAGCAGCAGTTCGAGCAGCGACTCAGCAACCGGCGGCGCCGCCACTGGCGGGGCTAACGGACAAAAGCGAGGCAGATCGCTGCACTACTGCACGATCTGCTCGAAAGCGTTCAAGGACAAGTACTCGGTCAACGTGCACGTCCGGGTGCACACGGGCGAGAAGCCGTTCTCGTGTTACCTGTGCGGCAAGAGCTTCCGGCAGAAGGCGCACCTGGAGAAGCACTACCAGACGCACCTGCACCAGAAGAATCTGACCAAGCGGCCGAAGCCGGGTGCCAAGGGGAAGCAACAGGAGCTGCAACGCCTCCAGCAACCGccgcagcaacaccagcaaccgctgccgttgctgccacTGGACTCGATCGCTTCCGGGAGCGGCGTCGGCTGA